A window from Canis lupus familiaris isolate Mischka breed German Shepherd chromosome 18, alternate assembly UU_Cfam_GSD_1.0, whole genome shotgun sequence encodes these proteins:
- the TNNT3 gene encoding troponin T, fast skeletal muscle isoform X1, which yields MSDEEVEQVEEQYEEEEEAQEEATEVHKEVHEPEEVQEEEKPRPRLTAPKIPEGEKVDFDDIQKKRQNKDLMELQALIDSHFEARKKEEEELIALKERIEKRRAERAEQQRIRAEKERERQNRLAEEKARREEEDAKRRAEDDLKKKKALSSMGANYSSYLAKADQKRGKKQTAREMKKKVLAERRKPLNIDHLSEDKLRDKAKELWDTLYQLETDKFEFGEKLKRQKYDITNLRSRIDQAQKHSKKAGAPAKGKVGGRWK from the exons ATGTCTGACGAGGAAGT TGAACAAGTCGAGG AGCAGTACGAGGAAGAAG aggaggcccaggaggaag CTACAGAAGTCCACAAAGAAG TTCATGAACCAG AAGAGGTCCAGGAAG AGGAGAAGCCAAGACCCAG acTCACTGCTCCTAAGATCCCAGAAGGGGAGAAAGTGGACTTCGAT GACATCCAGAAGAAGCGCCAGAACAAGGATCTCATGGAGCTGCAGGCTCTCATTGACAGCCACTTTGAAGCAcgcaagaaggaggaagaggagctgaTTGCTCTTAAGGAGAGGATT GAGAAGCGCCGCGCAGAGAGAGCCGAGCAGCAGAGAATCCGCGCCGAAAAGGAGAGAGAGCGCCAGAACAGACTGGCG GAAGAAAAAGCccggagggaggaggaggatgccAAGAGGAGAGCCGAGGATgacctgaagaagaagaaagccctGTCCTCCATGGGCGCCAACTACAGCAGCTACCTGGCCAAG GCTGACCAGAAGAGAGGCAAGAAGCAGACTGCCCGGGAGATGAAGAAGAAGGTTCTGGCAGAGAGACGCAAGCCACTCAACATTGACCACCTCAGTGAGGACAAGCTGAG GGACAAGGCCAAGGAGCTCTGGGACACCCTCTACCAACTGGAAACAGACAAGTTTGAGTTTGGGGAGAAGCTGAAGCGCCAGAAATATGAT ATCACCAATCTCAGAAGCCGCATCGATCAGGCCCAGAAGCA TAGCAAGAAGGCCGGGGCCCCGGCCAAGGGCAAAGTTGGTGGGCGTTGGAAGTGA
- the TNNT3 gene encoding troponin T, fast skeletal muscle isoform X2, protein MSDEEVEQVEEQYEEEEEAQEEATEVHKEVHEPEEVQEEEKPRPRLTAPKIPEGEKVDFDDIQKKRQNKDLMELQALIDSHFEARKKEEEELIALKERIEKRRAERAEQQRIRAEKERERQNRLAEEKARREEEDAKRRAEDDLKKKKALSSMGANYSSYLAKADQKRGKKQTAREMKKKVLAERRKPLNIDHLSEDKLRDKAKELWDTLYQLETDKFEFGEKLKRQKYDIMNMRARVEMLAKFSKKAGAPAKGKVGGRWK, encoded by the exons ATGTCTGACGAGGAAGT TGAACAAGTCGAGG AGCAGTACGAGGAAGAAG aggaggcccaggaggaag CTACAGAAGTCCACAAAGAAG TTCATGAACCAG AAGAGGTCCAGGAAG AGGAGAAGCCAAGACCCAG acTCACTGCTCCTAAGATCCCAGAAGGGGAGAAAGTGGACTTCGAT GACATCCAGAAGAAGCGCCAGAACAAGGATCTCATGGAGCTGCAGGCTCTCATTGACAGCCACTTTGAAGCAcgcaagaaggaggaagaggagctgaTTGCTCTTAAGGAGAGGATT GAGAAGCGCCGCGCAGAGAGAGCCGAGCAGCAGAGAATCCGCGCCGAAAAGGAGAGAGAGCGCCAGAACAGACTGGCG GAAGAAAAAGCccggagggaggaggaggatgccAAGAGGAGAGCCGAGGATgacctgaagaagaagaaagccctGTCCTCCATGGGCGCCAACTACAGCAGCTACCTGGCCAAG GCTGACCAGAAGAGAGGCAAGAAGCAGACTGCCCGGGAGATGAAGAAGAAGGTTCTGGCAGAGAGACGCAAGCCACTCAACATTGACCACCTCAGTGAGGACAAGCTGAG GGACAAGGCCAAGGAGCTCTGGGACACCCTCTACCAACTGGAAACAGACAAGTTTGAGTTTGGGGAGAAGCTGAAGCGCCAGAAATATGAT ATCATGAACATGCGGGCCAGAGTGGAGATGCTGGCCAAGTT TAGCAAGAAGGCCGGGGCCCCGGCCAAGGGCAAAGTTGGTGGGCGTTGGAAGTGA
- the LOC102153419 gene encoding proline-rich protein 33-like, translating to MLIVAGMCPQGPSGPPPPLLPKPGKDNLRLQKLLRKAARKKMTGGGPPTPLGAFRTSLSPVSEANHDQEPTAPRPAEAPRPVATLPRSPRSSIIHHVASPLQKSVFPFSFTQCRSLAAHFKATGPQLVTPTLDPTQAPSGFTQVSAPAAGVTHVSHVHIRLVPSPQAGTPEPCQTAPDQGPGGQDPGMTPCPPGAQPPGPTAHTHSLPPEAQAVCRRPEAPPGSETSVSREAGTQPVVPVAPAYRSPEPSPHRPASEAPKAEHWEEPPMAGPTTEAELVSRPHGASSPAPLSGPHPCPVPKVAPKPRLSGWTRLKKQLMEEAEVSSFPGPEQSPEHGEQEVTAPMGLVSRPPASRASRMWDAVLYRMSVAKSQSSPAGPGEGAGTLTRLGRLPFLCRPRFNARKLQEASRPSPMVHSIPDLTSRPKNFNRTAAGWRLQ from the coding sequence ATGCTCATCGTGGCTGGCATGTGTCCCCAGGGGCCCTCTGgacccccaccacccctgctgcCCAAGCCAGGGAAGGACAACCTGCGTCTGCAGAAACTTCTGAGGAAAGCCGCCCGGAAGAAGATGACTGGGGGCGGGCCCCCCACACCGCTGGGGGCTTTCCGCACTTCCCTGTCCCCTGTGAGTGAGGCCAACCATGACCAGGAGCCCACGGCCCCGCGCCCTGCAGAGGCCCCACGGCCTGTGGCCACCCTGCCCCGCTCCCCACGCAGCTCCATCATCCACCACGTGGCGTCACCTCTGCAGAAGTCCGTGTTCCCCTTTAGTTTCACCCAGTGCAGGAGCCTGGCCGCTCACTTCAAGGCCACGGGGCCCCAGCTGGTGACCCCGACCCTAGatcccacccaggcccccagtgGCTTCACACAGGTTTCAGCCCCTGCAGCAGGTGTCACCCACGTCAGCCACGTGCACATCCGGCTAGTGCCATCTCCACAGGCTGGGACCCCTGAGCCCTGCCAGACGGCCCCAGACCAGGGACCCGGTGGGCAGGACCCAGGCATGACCCCGTGCcctcctggggcccagccccCGGGCCCCACGGCCCACACCCACTCACTGCCTCCTGAGGCCCAGGCTGTCTGTCGCCGGCCTGAGGCACCCCCAGGCTCTGAGACCTCCGTGTCCAGAGAGGCCGGCACCCAGCCTGTGGTGCCTGTAGCCCCTGCCTACCGCTCCCCAGAACCCTCACCTCACAGGCCAGCCTCTGAGGCTCCCAAAGCTGAGCACTGGGAGGAGCCCCCCATGGCTGGCCCCACCACAGAGGCTGAGCTAGTCTCCAGACCCCATGGGGCCTCGTCCCCTGCCCCACTGTCAGGCCCACACCCGTGCCCTGTCCCAAAAGTTGCACCCAAGCCCCGGCTCAGTGGCTGGACACGCCTCAAGAAGCAGCTGATGGAGGAGGCAGAGGTGTCCTCGTTTCCAGGCCCGGAGCAGAGCCCAGAGCATGGGGAGCAAGAGGTGACAGCCCCCATGGGCCTGGTGTCCCGGCCCCCCGCCTCCAGGGCTTCCAGGATGTGGGACGCGGTGCTGTATCGCATGTCGGTGGCCAAGTCCCAGAGCAGCCcggctgggcctggggagggggctggaacCCTGACTCGCCTGGGCCGCCTGCCCTTCCTGTGCAGGCCACGATTCAACGCCCGGAAGCTGCAAGAGGCCAGCCGGCCCTCCCCTATGGTCCACTCCATCCCAGATCTGACCTCCAGGCCCAAGAACTTCAACCGGACGGCGGCTGGCTGGAGGCTCCAATGA
- the TNNT3 gene encoding troponin T, fast skeletal muscle isoform X4 encodes MSDEEVEQVEEQYEEEEEAQEEEEVQEEEKPRPRLTAPKIPEGEKVDFDDIQKKRQNKDLMELQALIDSHFEARKKEEEELIALKERIEKRRAERAEQQRIRAEKERERQNRLAEEKARREEEDAKRRAEDDLKKKKALSSMGANYSSYLAKADQKRGKKQTAREMKKKVLAERRKPLNIDHLSEDKLRDKAKELWDTLYQLETDKFEFGEKLKRQKYDIMNMRARVEMLAKFSKKAGAPAKGKVGGRWK; translated from the exons ATGTCTGACGAGGAAGT TGAACAAGTCGAGG AGCAGTACGAGGAAGAAG aggaggcccaggaggaag AAGAGGTCCAGGAAG AGGAGAAGCCAAGACCCAG acTCACTGCTCCTAAGATCCCAGAAGGGGAGAAAGTGGACTTCGAT GACATCCAGAAGAAGCGCCAGAACAAGGATCTCATGGAGCTGCAGGCTCTCATTGACAGCCACTTTGAAGCAcgcaagaaggaggaagaggagctgaTTGCTCTTAAGGAGAGGATT GAGAAGCGCCGCGCAGAGAGAGCCGAGCAGCAGAGAATCCGCGCCGAAAAGGAGAGAGAGCGCCAGAACAGACTGGCG GAAGAAAAAGCccggagggaggaggaggatgccAAGAGGAGAGCCGAGGATgacctgaagaagaagaaagccctGTCCTCCATGGGCGCCAACTACAGCAGCTACCTGGCCAAG GCTGACCAGAAGAGAGGCAAGAAGCAGACTGCCCGGGAGATGAAGAAGAAGGTTCTGGCAGAGAGACGCAAGCCACTCAACATTGACCACCTCAGTGAGGACAAGCTGAG GGACAAGGCCAAGGAGCTCTGGGACACCCTCTACCAACTGGAAACAGACAAGTTTGAGTTTGGGGAGAAGCTGAAGCGCCAGAAATATGAT ATCATGAACATGCGGGCCAGAGTGGAGATGCTGGCCAAGTT TAGCAAGAAGGCCGGGGCCCCGGCCAAGGGCAAAGTTGGTGGGCGTTGGAAGTGA
- the TNNT3 gene encoding troponin T, fast skeletal muscle isoform X3, with the protein MSDEEVEQVEEQYEEEEEAQEEEEVQEEEKPRPRLTAPKIPEGEKVDFDDIQKKRQNKDLMELQALIDSHFEARKKEEEELIALKERIEKRRAERAEQQRIRAEKERERQNRLAEEKARREEEDAKRRAEDDLKKKKALSSMGANYSSYLAKADQKRGKKQTAREMKKKVLAERRKPLNIDHLSEDKLRDKAKELWDTLYQLETDKFEFGEKLKRQKYDITNLRSRIDQAQKHSKKAGAPAKGKVGGRWK; encoded by the exons ATGTCTGACGAGGAAGT TGAACAAGTCGAGG AGCAGTACGAGGAAGAAG aggaggcccaggaggaag AAGAGGTCCAGGAAG AGGAGAAGCCAAGACCCAG acTCACTGCTCCTAAGATCCCAGAAGGGGAGAAAGTGGACTTCGAT GACATCCAGAAGAAGCGCCAGAACAAGGATCTCATGGAGCTGCAGGCTCTCATTGACAGCCACTTTGAAGCAcgcaagaaggaggaagaggagctgaTTGCTCTTAAGGAGAGGATT GAGAAGCGCCGCGCAGAGAGAGCCGAGCAGCAGAGAATCCGCGCCGAAAAGGAGAGAGAGCGCCAGAACAGACTGGCG GAAGAAAAAGCccggagggaggaggaggatgccAAGAGGAGAGCCGAGGATgacctgaagaagaagaaagccctGTCCTCCATGGGCGCCAACTACAGCAGCTACCTGGCCAAG GCTGACCAGAAGAGAGGCAAGAAGCAGACTGCCCGGGAGATGAAGAAGAAGGTTCTGGCAGAGAGACGCAAGCCACTCAACATTGACCACCTCAGTGAGGACAAGCTGAG GGACAAGGCCAAGGAGCTCTGGGACACCCTCTACCAACTGGAAACAGACAAGTTTGAGTTTGGGGAGAAGCTGAAGCGCCAGAAATATGAT ATCACCAATCTCAGAAGCCGCATCGATCAGGCCCAGAAGCA TAGCAAGAAGGCCGGGGCCCCGGCCAAGGGCAAAGTTGGTGGGCGTTGGAAGTGA